A single window of Pontibacillus chungwhensis DNA harbors:
- a CDS encoding ABC transporter permease: MRQWMALFQKELLENWRNFKWIWVPITFILLAVMDPITTYYLPVILEKSGEMPEGTTFNFPTPTPSEAFLLSFGQLNLLGVAVVLLMTMGIIAAERKSGVTELILVKPVSYAAYITAKWASTLLLVLISLFLGLVSSWYYVNILYGELAFSSMLGSFLLYSVWMMLVLTISIFMNVFFKTPGLVGFLSIAVVILINSLSGLISRFMDGYPAQIHTFIRTYVTNGTTNGDLWLTVAITLLLIAVLLVSSIMLFRKKELAA, from the coding sequence ATGAGGCAGTGGATGGCACTTTTTCAAAAAGAATTACTTGAAAACTGGCGAAATTTTAAATGGATCTGGGTACCGATTACATTTATTTTGCTAGCCGTCATGGACCCGATCACAACTTACTATTTGCCTGTCATTCTCGAGAAGTCCGGTGAAATGCCTGAAGGAACAACGTTTAATTTCCCAACACCCACACCATCTGAAGCTTTCCTGTTAAGCTTTGGACAACTTAATCTCCTCGGGGTTGCCGTTGTACTCCTCATGACAATGGGGATCATCGCAGCCGAACGAAAGAGCGGGGTAACAGAATTAATCCTAGTCAAACCGGTAAGCTATGCCGCCTATATTACAGCTAAATGGGCTAGTACTCTCTTACTCGTCCTTATCAGTTTATTTCTTGGTTTAGTAAGTAGTTGGTATTACGTAAACATTCTGTACGGAGAGTTAGCCTTCTCTTCGATGCTCGGATCCTTCCTCCTATATAGCGTCTGGATGATGTTGGTTCTGACCATTTCTATATTTATGAATGTTTTCTTCAAGACACCTGGTCTTGTCGGGTTTCTATCAATAGCGGTTGTCATACTAATCAATAGCCTAAGCGGGCTTATATCACGCTTCATGGATGGGTACCCCGCTCAAATTCATACGTTTATTCGTACGTATGTTACAAACGGTACAACAAACGGAGACCTCTGGCTCACCGTCGCCATTACTCTTTTATTGATCGCTGTTCTGCTCGTTAGCTCCATTATGTTATTTCGAAAAAAAGAACTAGCCGCATAA
- a CDS encoding ABC transporter ATP-binding protein has translation MSLVHVQDLTKRFDAQPVVDRLSFSLEKGKCVSLLGPNGAGKTTTLRMLSGLMKPTSGTVSFEGMQGHTDIRSLIGYLPQYPVFHNWMTGAEFLTYVGRLSHLSKKEAVTRADDLLKRVGIYEAKNRRIGKYSGGMKQRLGIAQAMIHRPKLIILDEPVSSLDPIGRREVLNLIEELKEETTILFSTHILSDAEEVSDELILLHNGTLLHSGTLEALRDTHAVNRIALRFESHPESYLEAIESLPEVTRVERNGDTLLVEVRDLAVGRSSILKTAASQHWPLTSFEYGRLSLEELFMKVVNE, from the coding sequence ATGAGTCTTGTTCACGTGCAAGATTTAACGAAACGCTTTGACGCTCAACCTGTCGTGGATAGGTTATCTTTCTCTTTAGAAAAAGGCAAATGCGTTTCGCTCCTCGGCCCGAATGGAGCCGGGAAGACAACGACACTTCGCATGCTGTCTGGATTAATGAAACCAACATCAGGGACTGTTTCCTTTGAAGGGATGCAAGGTCATACAGACATTCGCTCCCTGATCGGTTACTTGCCTCAATATCCTGTCTTCCATAACTGGATGACAGGAGCAGAGTTCCTGACGTATGTGGGCCGCCTCTCTCATTTATCTAAGAAAGAGGCCGTGACTCGTGCTGATGATTTATTAAAGCGAGTGGGCATTTACGAAGCCAAGAACCGACGAATCGGCAAGTATTCAGGTGGTATGAAGCAACGACTCGGTATTGCACAAGCTATGATTCATCGGCCCAAACTTATTATACTTGATGAACCCGTCTCCTCTCTCGACCCGATTGGACGTCGCGAGGTGCTGAATTTAATTGAGGAACTAAAAGAAGAAACAACGATTTTGTTCTCCACCCACATTTTGAGTGATGCAGAAGAAGTGAGTGATGAACTTATTCTGTTACATAACGGGACATTGCTCCATTCAGGCACATTAGAGGCGCTCCGAGACACGCATGCTGTAAACAGAATAGCCCTTCGCTTTGAATCGCACCCAGAATCGTATTTAGAGGCGATTGAATCTTTACCAGAAGTGACACGCGTCGAACGAAACGGGGATACGTTGCTTGTTGAGGTTCGTGATTTAGCAGTTGGACGATCTAGTATTCTTAAAACTGCGGCGAGCCAGCATTGGCCACTCACCTCGTTTGAATATGGGCGTCTTTCCCTTGAGGAGTTATTTATGAAGGTGGTGAACGAATGA
- a CDS encoding PLDc N-terminal domain-containing protein has translation MTEIFQSIPWVLIAPILVIEGILLIVALIDWVRTEQTNGPKWVWLLVIVLLNLIGPILYFIFGRSNDR, from the coding sequence ATGACTGAAATATTCCAGTCCATTCCGTGGGTCTTAATCGCCCCCATCCTTGTCATTGAAGGCATCTTACTAATCGTTGCCCTAATTGATTGGGTGCGCACAGAACAAACGAATGGGCCAAAGTGGGTATGGCTTCTTGTCATCGTGCTACTGAATCTTATTGGACCGATTCTTTACTTTATATTTGGAAGGAGCAATGATCGATGA
- a CDS encoding beta-propeller fold lactonase family protein, which translates to MKKGFLIVTLLLVGAFLFIQNQTKGITVDNSVVRNKPAHSDNIVLDDRGDYIYTANIDVSTVTMMKADSKEVVTEIPVGDAPRQLTLSPDEHYLYVSSMDDHQVDVISVEKQEVIDTFDVGVEPYGVLTSQDGRTLYVANYRSNTISVIDVEKGQVEKEIQVPERPRTLALTPDGDKLYVPHYLSGKISVIDTENQKVIDEIQLADSPDQADQKKSQGIPNTLENFVISPDGKRAWVPHLLTNTDTPIHFEETIFPAISVIDLEKGEEMVDERKELFEEMNVTDKKDETMIVSNPYDVTFSPDGAKAYVVMSGSEDLVVFDRKRGGNATQVLRRIEGDNPRGIVMSPDGESVYVHNAMSHDLATIDTGGSSPYATATQSKEAIALIGNDPLDPLVREGKRVFYSANSDEYAAEITGNNWMSCASCHSDGLINGLTLQTQKGPRNVPSNAVATKTGLFMWDGSRDDFKDYLLTVQGEMGGMTEYDASKPLPEDVSHMYDALFAYLKESPDFEPPKSPYRAEDGSLTEEAMQGKELFEGKGNCMSCHAGSEFTDSDQAVGENKDLTTDNTDFLHDIGTTNEGDQPSDGDARADFTNPRETNQFDTPTLRGVWATAPYLHDGSAETLEEAVEKHEYQEVSLLSQQEVEQITAYLKSIE; encoded by the coding sequence ATGAAAAAAGGATTTCTTATAGTTACGCTCCTGCTAGTGGGAGCGTTCCTTTTTATCCAAAACCAAACCAAAGGCATAACCGTGGATAATTCCGTCGTTCGTAATAAACCGGCTCATAGTGACAACATCGTGTTGGACGATCGTGGCGACTATATTTATACAGCCAATATTGATGTATCAACCGTAACCATGATGAAGGCTGATTCAAAGGAAGTAGTCACTGAGATTCCCGTCGGAGATGCACCGCGTCAATTAACACTCAGTCCCGATGAACACTATCTCTATGTATCTAGCATGGATGACCACCAAGTGGATGTCATTTCAGTAGAGAAACAGGAAGTGATTGATACATTTGATGTAGGGGTTGAGCCGTATGGAGTGCTTACAAGTCAGGATGGCCGTACATTGTATGTGGCCAATTATCGTTCGAACACGATCAGTGTCATTGATGTGGAGAAAGGGCAAGTAGAAAAAGAGATTCAAGTGCCAGAACGCCCGAGGACACTAGCCCTCACCCCGGATGGTGATAAACTTTATGTGCCTCATTACTTATCTGGGAAAATCAGTGTCATTGATACAGAAAATCAGAAAGTCATAGACGAAATTCAGCTTGCCGATTCACCTGACCAGGCCGATCAAAAGAAAAGCCAGGGTATTCCGAATACGCTCGAGAACTTTGTTATTAGTCCTGATGGCAAGCGGGCCTGGGTTCCACATCTGTTAACCAATACGGATACCCCAATTCATTTTGAAGAAACAATCTTCCCAGCGATCTCAGTTATTGATTTAGAGAAAGGGGAAGAGATGGTCGATGAGCGTAAAGAGCTCTTTGAAGAAATGAACGTAACAGATAAGAAAGATGAAACTATGATCGTATCAAACCCTTATGATGTTACGTTTTCACCAGATGGGGCCAAGGCGTATGTAGTGATGTCCGGAAGTGAAGACTTAGTTGTCTTTGACCGAAAACGCGGGGGGAATGCGACTCAGGTACTGAGAAGGATTGAAGGAGACAATCCCCGTGGCATTGTTATGAGTCCTGACGGAGAGAGTGTTTATGTTCATAACGCGATGAGCCACGATCTCGCCACTATAGATACGGGTGGTTCAAGTCCTTATGCGACTGCTACACAATCGAAAGAAGCAATCGCCCTCATAGGCAACGATCCGCTAGATCCTCTCGTGCGAGAAGGGAAAAGAGTGTTCTACAGTGCCAATAGTGATGAATATGCCGCTGAGATCACGGGGAACAACTGGATGAGCTGCGCGTCTTGCCATAGCGACGGTTTGATCAATGGTCTAACACTCCAAACGCAAAAGGGCCCCCGTAATGTTCCAAGTAACGCTGTTGCAACAAAGACAGGGTTGTTTATGTGGGACGGGAGTCGTGATGATTTTAAAGATTACTTGTTAACCGTTCAAGGGGAAATGGGTGGTATGACGGAATATGATGCGAGTAAACCGCTACCGGAAGATGTGTCCCACATGTATGATGCCTTGTTTGCTTACTTAAAAGAATCCCCAGACTTTGAACCACCAAAGAGCCCTTATCGTGCAGAAGATGGTTCGTTAACAGAAGAAGCGATGCAAGGGAAGGAATTGTTTGAAGGAAAAGGGAATTGTATGAGCTGTCACGCAGGAAGTGAGTTCACAGACAGCGACCAGGCAGTGGGTGAAAACAAGGATTTAACAACAGACAACACGGATTTCTTGCACGATATCGGCACAACCAATGAAGGAGATCAGCCTTCAGATGGGGATGCTCGTGCGGACTTTACAAATCCCCGTGAAACGAATCAGTTTGATACACCGACATTAAGAGGGGTATGGGCAACAGCTCCCTACCTGCATGATGGTTCAGCTGAGACTTTGGAAGAAGCAGTAGAGAAACATGAATACCAAGAGGTCTCTCTTCTTTCACAGCAAGAAGTTGAACAGATTACAGCTTACTTGAAATCAATTGAATAG
- a CDS encoding sodium/glutamate symporter, whose amino-acid sequence MTVWDLAIDLGVISVLLLIGVVLRAKVVFMQKLFIPASITAGVLGLTFGPNGFDLLPFSDMVSSYPTVLIAVIFGAIPIGAAKVQWKKTFGRVRNMWVYSMLLTLLMWGGGALVTYLVIARVSDVPDGFGLILGAGFLGGHGTAAAIGEAFSGLGWEEATDLGYTSATIGLVASILGGLLLIKTNTKKKQTNFISDFSDLPQELRTGLVKKDKRVVSGEDTVSSNTVDPLFFHIAILGVVVLGSYYLKSGIEAVFPQVSIPLLSLSFVVGLIIQMVLNGTGTNEYVDKRIIDRLSGTATDLIVVFGMTSINLAVVASYLWPLLALMVFGVIWAYCIFRFIAPRVFHQHWFENGIFGWGWSTGTVAMGIALLRIVDPKAESTTLDDYALGYVGMIPIEILIIALGPVMAMSGLGPVFSLILLGGSLVILAVAGKVGWLVPGSKAYIPTEDSKVS is encoded by the coding sequence ATGACAGTTTGGGATTTAGCTATTGATTTAGGTGTCATTTCAGTATTATTACTAATTGGTGTGGTTCTCCGTGCCAAAGTCGTGTTTATGCAAAAATTATTTATTCCAGCAAGTATTACAGCCGGAGTTTTAGGATTAACGTTTGGTCCGAATGGATTTGATCTATTACCTTTTAGCGATATGGTATCTTCTTATCCAACCGTTCTTATTGCCGTTATTTTTGGTGCCATTCCGATTGGTGCTGCTAAAGTTCAGTGGAAGAAAACATTCGGTCGTGTCCGAAATATGTGGGTCTATTCTATGCTACTGACACTCCTAATGTGGGGAGGCGGAGCTTTAGTTACGTATCTTGTCATCGCGAGAGTCAGTGACGTTCCAGATGGATTTGGGCTCATCTTAGGCGCAGGATTTCTTGGAGGTCATGGTACGGCTGCTGCGATTGGAGAGGCGTTTAGCGGTCTCGGATGGGAAGAAGCGACAGACCTTGGGTATACCTCTGCGACAATTGGACTTGTGGCTTCCATTTTAGGCGGACTTCTCCTAATTAAAACGAACACAAAAAAGAAACAAACGAACTTTATTTCAGATTTTAGCGACCTGCCACAAGAATTACGGACAGGACTTGTGAAGAAAGATAAGCGTGTTGTATCAGGGGAAGATACGGTTTCTAGTAATACGGTTGACCCTTTATTCTTCCACATTGCGATTTTAGGTGTCGTGGTGTTAGGCAGTTATTATCTGAAATCAGGAATTGAAGCCGTATTTCCGCAAGTGAGCATTCCGTTATTGAGCCTTTCCTTTGTCGTTGGTCTCATTATTCAAATGGTGTTAAATGGGACAGGGACGAACGAATACGTGGATAAGCGTATCATTGATCGCTTAAGCGGAACAGCTACAGATCTTATCGTGGTATTCGGAATGACGTCGATTAACCTGGCCGTTGTGGCGTCTTACTTATGGCCGCTATTAGCCTTAATGGTGTTTGGTGTCATTTGGGCATACTGCATATTCCGTTTTATTGCTCCGCGCGTATTCCATCAGCACTGGTTTGAGAATGGAATCTTTGGCTGGGGATGGAGTACCGGAACGGTAGCGATGGGGATTGCCTTACTTCGTATTGTCGACCCGAAGGCTGAAAGTACGACGCTTGATGATTATGCGCTCGGTTATGTAGGTATGATCCCGATCGAAATCTTGATTATTGCACTTGGACCTGTAATGGCGATGAGTGGACTTGGTCCTGTGTTCTCATTGATCTTATTAGGTGGAAGTCTGGTGATCCTTGCTGTAGCGGGTAAAGTTGGCTGGCTTGTGCCAGGTTCAAAAGCGTATATTCCTACAGAGGATTCAAAAGTTTCCTAG